In one window of Leifsonia sp. NPDC080035 DNA:
- a CDS encoding trypsin-like serine protease produces the protein MRKRILATAIALAAFAGLLTAAPAVASTGGTADGNTHPDVGLILFYDADGRFRCSATLVSPTIVVTAAHCTSGTLGKTLVTFDSVIAEQPPTPFPVAADPSAGYTSAEITAAGYLSGTAHTHPGYSDFTDTANWNDVGVIVLDHPVASFGSGYPQIAPVGTLDGIKTSNLSKTLFTAVGYGTEVRKPDSGPQKPQPMTYPLLRRYVEMPGQKLTPQILQTNGNPNDTRGTGGTCFGDSGGPVFLDGRLVAVTSYGLTANCRYIGGYQRLDIPVVDAWLATFGV, from the coding sequence ATGCGAAAGAGAATCCTGGCCACCGCCATCGCGCTGGCCGCATTCGCCGGGCTGCTCACCGCCGCCCCGGCCGTCGCCAGCACGGGAGGGACCGCCGACGGGAACACCCATCCCGACGTCGGCCTGATCCTGTTCTACGACGCCGACGGACGGTTCCGGTGCTCGGCGACGCTGGTGTCGCCGACGATCGTCGTGACCGCCGCGCACTGCACGTCGGGCACGCTCGGCAAGACGCTCGTCACCTTCGACTCCGTGATCGCCGAACAGCCGCCGACGCCGTTCCCGGTCGCCGCGGATCCGAGCGCGGGATACACCTCCGCCGAGATCACGGCCGCCGGCTACCTCTCGGGGACCGCCCACACGCACCCGGGCTACTCCGACTTCACCGACACAGCGAACTGGAACGACGTCGGGGTCATCGTGCTCGACCATCCCGTCGCGTCGTTCGGATCCGGCTACCCGCAGATCGCGCCGGTCGGCACGCTCGACGGGATCAAGACCAGCAACCTGTCGAAGACGCTGTTCACCGCGGTCGGCTACGGCACCGAAGTCCGCAAGCCGGACTCCGGCCCGCAGAAGCCGCAGCCGATGACGTACCCGCTCCTGCGCCGCTACGTGGAGATGCCCGGGCAGAAGCTGACACCGCAGATCCTGCAGACGAACGGCAACCCGAACGACACGCGAGGGACCGGCGGGACGTGCTTCGGCGACTCGGGCGGACCGGTGTTCCTGGACGGCCGGCTCGTCGCCGTGACGAGCTACGGCCTCACCGCGAACTGCCGGTACATCGGCGGGTATCAGCGCCTCGACATCCCGGTCGTCGATGCGTGGCTGGCGACCTTCGGGGTCTAG
- the ykgO gene encoding type B 50S ribosomal protein L36 — MKVRNSVRSLKAMPGAQVVRRRGRTFVINPKNPRMKARQG, encoded by the coding sequence ATGAAGGTACGCAACTCGGTGAGATCGCTGAAGGCCATGCCCGGCGCTCAGGTGGTCCGCCGGCGCGGCCGCACGTTCGTCATCAACCCGAAGAACCCGCGGATGAAGGCCCGTCAGGGCTGA
- a CDS encoding helix-turn-helix transcriptional regulator, translated as MTDADDRRRELGRFLRARREQAPRAEYGLPPVGRTRDTGLRREEVAYLSGVSVTWYTWLEQGRPINPSRSVLDAVARTLRLSPPEHEYLLSLAGFGLAPLAPAVAVEDAPPHLQRLLDALAPNPAFALAPDWGIVGWNRGYADLYPRVAVVPRDDRNLLWLVYTDPAVRELLPDWEETSGRFLAEFRAETGPRAGDASVRALVERLRAASPEFRAAWDRYGIGGFESRERRFHHPRDGDVRLEHHQLTPSDRPDLRVVVYTALA; from the coding sequence GTGACCGATGCCGACGACCGCCGCCGCGAGCTCGGCCGGTTCCTGCGCGCGCGCCGTGAGCAGGCGCCGCGCGCGGAGTACGGTCTGCCGCCGGTCGGCCGCACCAGGGACACGGGGCTGCGGCGCGAGGAGGTCGCGTACCTCTCCGGTGTGAGCGTCACCTGGTACACCTGGCTCGAACAGGGCCGGCCGATCAACCCGTCCCGGTCGGTGCTGGACGCGGTGGCCAGGACGCTGCGGCTCTCGCCTCCCGAGCACGAGTACCTGCTCTCGCTCGCCGGATTCGGGCTGGCGCCCCTCGCCCCCGCCGTGGCCGTTGAGGATGCGCCGCCGCACCTGCAGCGCCTCCTCGACGCCCTCGCCCCGAACCCGGCGTTCGCGCTGGCTCCGGACTGGGGCATCGTCGGCTGGAACCGCGGCTACGCGGACCTTTATCCGCGCGTCGCGGTCGTGCCGCGCGACGACCGCAACCTGCTCTGGCTGGTCTACACGGACCCTGCGGTGCGCGAACTGCTCCCGGATTGGGAGGAGACGAGCGGGCGATTCCTCGCGGAGTTCCGCGCGGAGACCGGGCCGCGGGCCGGGGATGCGTCGGTGCGGGCACTCGTGGAGCGGCTCCGCGCCGCGAGCCCGGAGTTCCGCGCGGCCTGGGATCGCTACGGCATCGGGGGCTTCGAGTCCCGCGAGCGCCGCTTCCACCATCCCCGGGACGGCGACGTGCGCCTGGAGCACCACCAGCTGACGCCGAGCGACCGCCCGGACCTCCGCGTGGTGGTGTACACCGCGCTCGCCTGA
- the ilvD gene encoding dihydroxy-acid dehydratase has product MPPLRSRTVTHGRNMAGARALLRAAGVAREDFGKPIVAVANSFTEFVPGHTHLQPVGRIVSAAVKEAGGIPREFNTIAVDDGIAMGHGGMLYSLPSRELIADSVEYMVNAHCADVLVCVSNCDKITPGMLLAALRLNIPTVFVSGGPMEGGRTTLVDGTVRKLDLISAIADSANDSVSDTDLLRIEENACPTCGSCSGMFTANSMNFLVEALGLGLPGNGSTLATHTARKALYEKAGATAVELAHRYYDQDDASVLPRSIATSAAFGNAMALDIAMGGSTNTILHLLAAAREGGIDYDLTDIDALSRRVPCLSKVAPNGAALVEDVHRAGGVPALLGELDRAGLLDRGVHSVHAPDLASWLADWDIRGGSATPEAIELFHAAPGGVRSSSAFSQSERWHELDRDAETGVIRDVAHAYSKDGGLAILRGNLAPDGAVVKTAGVDESILTFSGPAVVVESQEAAVEAILGKRVKEGDVVVIRYEGPRGGPGMQEMLYPTSFLKGRGLGAKCALITDGRFSGGTSGLSIGHVSPEAAAGGLIALVEDGDTISIDVHTRALRLDVPDAVLDARREALESGRGYRPADRDRPVSAALRAYAALALSADKGAARDVDQLDRVPARA; this is encoded by the coding sequence ATGCCCCCGCTCCGCTCCCGCACTGTCACCCACGGCCGCAACATGGCCGGCGCCCGCGCACTGCTGCGCGCCGCCGGCGTCGCCCGCGAGGACTTCGGCAAGCCGATCGTCGCCGTCGCGAACAGCTTCACCGAGTTCGTTCCCGGCCACACCCACCTGCAGCCGGTCGGCCGCATCGTCTCCGCCGCCGTCAAGGAGGCGGGCGGCATCCCGCGCGAGTTCAACACGATCGCGGTCGATGACGGCATCGCGATGGGACACGGCGGGATGCTCTACTCGCTGCCCTCGCGCGAGCTCATCGCGGACTCGGTCGAGTACATGGTGAACGCGCACTGCGCCGACGTGCTGGTCTGCGTCTCCAACTGCGACAAGATCACGCCGGGGATGCTGCTCGCCGCTCTCCGCCTGAACATCCCGACCGTCTTCGTCTCCGGCGGTCCGATGGAGGGCGGCCGCACGACCCTCGTCGACGGCACCGTTCGCAAGCTCGACCTCATCTCCGCCATCGCCGACTCCGCGAACGACAGTGTCTCCGACACCGACCTGCTGCGCATCGAGGAGAACGCCTGCCCGACCTGCGGCTCGTGCTCGGGGATGTTCACCGCCAACTCGATGAACTTCCTGGTCGAGGCGCTCGGGCTCGGGCTCCCCGGCAACGGGTCCACGCTGGCCACCCACACGGCCCGCAAGGCGCTGTACGAGAAGGCGGGGGCGACCGCCGTCGAGCTCGCGCACCGCTACTACGACCAGGACGACGCGTCCGTGCTGCCGCGCTCCATCGCCACCAGCGCCGCGTTCGGCAACGCGATGGCGCTCGACATCGCGATGGGCGGTTCGACGAACACGATCCTGCACCTGCTCGCCGCGGCGCGCGAGGGCGGCATCGACTACGACCTGACCGACATCGACGCGCTCTCCCGCCGCGTCCCGTGCCTGTCGAAGGTGGCCCCGAACGGGGCCGCACTGGTCGAGGACGTCCACCGCGCCGGCGGCGTCCCCGCGCTGCTCGGCGAGCTGGACCGCGCCGGCCTGCTCGACCGCGGCGTCCACAGCGTCCACGCGCCCGACCTCGCCTCCTGGCTCGCCGACTGGGACATCCGCGGCGGCTCGGCGACGCCGGAGGCGATCGAGCTGTTCCACGCGGCGCCCGGAGGCGTGCGCTCCTCCTCGGCGTTCTCGCAGTCCGAGCGCTGGCACGAGCTCGACCGGGATGCGGAGACCGGTGTCATCCGGGACGTCGCCCACGCGTACTCCAAGGACGGCGGCCTCGCCATCCTGCGCGGCAACCTCGCCCCCGACGGCGCGGTCGTGAAGACGGCGGGCGTGGACGAGAGCATCCTCACGTTCTCCGGGCCCGCGGTGGTCGTCGAATCGCAGGAGGCGGCGGTCGAGGCGATCCTCGGCAAGCGGGTGAAAGAGGGCGACGTCGTCGTGATCCGCTACGAGGGACCGCGCGGCGGCCCCGGCATGCAGGAGATGCTGTACCCGACTTCGTTCCTGAAGGGCCGCGGCCTCGGAGCCAAGTGCGCCCTGATCACCGACGGCCGGTTCTCCGGAGGCACCTCCGGCCTCTCGATCGGGCACGTCTCCCCGGAGGCGGCGGCCGGTGGCCTGATCGCCCTCGTGGAGGACGGCGACACGATCAGCATCGACGTGCACACCCGCGCGCTCCGGCTGGACGTGCCGGATGCGGTCCTCGACGCCCGCCGCGAGGCCTTGGAGTCGGGCCGCGGCTACCGCCCGGCGGACCGCGACCGCCCGGTCTCTGCGGCGCTCCGCGCCTACGCCGCTCTCGCCCTCTCCGCCGACAAGGGCGCCGCCCGCGACGTCGACCAGCTCGACCGCGTCCCCGCCCGCGCCTAG
- a CDS encoding DUF3817 domain-containing protein, with translation MSPRLLYRILAVAEAITWTLLIGGMLLKYAAGVGDWPVLVAGSVHGFVFIGYAITAALVGVNQRWRLPVVVLAVATAIVPYATIPFDVWADRSGRLDGPWRTTATDDPRDHTPFGRLFRWMLRHVPVLVGSLAVLAVVIMAGLLLIGPPRLS, from the coding sequence ATGTCACCGCGCCTGCTCTACCGCATCCTCGCCGTCGCCGAGGCGATCACCTGGACTCTGCTGATCGGCGGGATGCTGCTGAAGTACGCCGCCGGCGTCGGCGACTGGCCCGTGCTGGTCGCCGGGTCGGTGCACGGCTTCGTCTTCATCGGCTACGCGATCACCGCGGCGCTCGTCGGCGTGAACCAGCGCTGGCGGCTGCCGGTGGTCGTCCTGGCCGTCGCGACCGCGATCGTCCCGTACGCGACCATCCCGTTCGATGTCTGGGCCGACCGCAGCGGCCGCCTCGACGGGCCGTGGCGCACCACCGCCACCGACGACCCGCGCGACCACACGCCGTTCGGCCGCCTGTTCCGCTGGATGCTCCGCCACGTGCCCGTGCTCGTCGGCTCGCTTGCCGTGCTCGCCGTCGTCATCATGGCCGGCCTGCTGCTGATCGGCCCGCCCCGGCTGTCCTGA